In Achromobacter pestifer, the DNA window GCATGACGCGCACCGTGCCGGTGGCATGCTCGGGCGGGGTCACCATGCGCGGCCATAAGGTTTGCAGCAGCACGGAATCGGCCCAACCGCCTTGCAGGGCCGACGGCAGGGCTGCGGTATCGATGCCGCTGCGCTTGGCCAGCACGAAGGCTTCGGCCAGGCCGGCGAGCGTGGTCGCGACGATGGCCTGATTGGCGAGCTTGGTGGTCTGGCCCGCGCCGACGTCGCCCATGCGCGTGACGCGCGAGGCGTACGCGCGCAGCAAGGGCGTCACGGCTTCGATCGTGTCGGCCGGTCCGCCCGCCATGATGGCCAGCTTGCCGTTCGCCGCGCCTTCCGTGCCGCCCGAGACAGGCGCATCGATCCACACGCCGCCGGTTGCCGCCGTCCAGCGCCGGGCCAGGGCGCGCGTGAGCGCGGGCGACAAGGTCGAATGGTCGATGAGGCAAGCGGGCGGCGTGGCGGCTTGCGCCAACCCGTGCTCGCCGAACACCACGTCCTCTACGGCTTTGCCGTCGCCCAGGCAAAGCAGGGCGATGCCCACGCTCTCGCCCAGCGCTTGAGGCGTGGCCTTGGCCACGGCCCCGGCAGCGCTAAGCGAGCCGAGCTTCGCGCTGGAGCGGTTCCAGACGGCGACCTCGTGCCCGCCGGCCAACAGCCGCAGGGTCATGGGTTCACCCATGCGGCCGATGCCGCAAAAGCCGATGCGCGGCGTCTTCGTCATTCTTGGCTTCCATGGGCAGGCGCTTCCCCGAGAGGCGCTTCGTAAGGCCAGGTCACGGCCCCGGAATGGGTCACCGCACCCAGCTTGGCCGGACGCACCAGCGCTTCATACTTCTCAAGCACGCCGCCCAGCCTGCCGCGCGCGAACGGCTGGCATGCCTTCGCCCGCTGCGCGAGTTCCTCGTCGGAAAGTTCGACGTCCAGGCTCCCCTTGATCGCATCGATGTGTATGCGGTCGCCGTCGCGCAGCAGGCGTATCGGGCCGCCCGCCGCGGCTTCGGGGCCGACATAGCCGATGCACATGCCGCGCGTGGCGCCCGAGAACCGGCCATCGGTCAGCAGCGCGACCTTTTCACCCATGCCTTGCCCATAGATCGCCGCGGTGACGCTCAGCATTTCGCGCATGCCGGGGCCGCCCTTGGGGCC includes these proteins:
- a CDS encoding NAD(P)-dependent oxidoreductase — its product is MTKTPRIGFCGIGRMGEPMTLRLLAGGHEVAVWNRSSAKLGSLSAAGAVAKATPQALGESVGIALLCLGDGKAVEDVVFGEHGLAQAATPPACLIDHSTLSPALTRALARRWTAATGGVWIDAPVSGGTEGAANGKLAIMAGGPADTIEAVTPLLRAYASRVTRMGDVGAGQTTKLANQAIVATTLAGLAEAFVLAKRSGIDTAALPSALQGGWADSVLLQTLWPRMVTPPEHATGTVRVMLKDLDAIAELAEASATVQRVLPEVRRLLQDAVQRGMGDWDLSQVFRIGEAESQVGA